Proteins co-encoded in one Marinobacter gudaonensis genomic window:
- a CDS encoding bactofilin family protein produces the protein MLGKKKQKPRRPAGHFDTLISSRTTVEGDVHFSGGLHVDGRIRGKVIADEGADAVLRVSEVGEVTGDINAPHVIINGTVHGDVYASAHLELAEKASINGSVYYNLIEMAMGASVNGNLVHQREPVGLIGQDRSRAERAEQSTTDHSEPVGSDASLDGGKSE, from the coding sequence ATGCTTGGCAAAAAGAAACAGAAGCCGCGCCGCCCAGCCGGCCACTTTGACACCCTGATCTCCTCCCGGACCACGGTCGAGGGCGATGTCCACTTTTCCGGCGGCCTGCATGTAGACGGTCGAATTCGTGGCAAGGTGATTGCCGATGAAGGCGCGGATGCGGTACTGAGAGTGTCAGAAGTTGGTGAGGTCACCGGAGACATTAACGCGCCCCACGTGATCATCAACGGCACTGTGCACGGGGATGTCTACGCCTCGGCTCATCTTGAGCTGGCGGAAAAGGCGTCCATAAATGGCAGTGTCTACTACAACCTGATTGAAATGGCTATGGGTGCCTCTGTCAATGGCAACCTGGTTCATCAGCGGGAGCCGGTAGGCCTGATCGGCCAGGATCGTTCCCGGGCCGAGCGTGCGGAGCAATCAACGACCGATCATTCCGAGCCGGTGGGTTCCGATGCGTCGCTGGATGGTGGAAAGTCCGAATAG
- the erpA gene encoding iron-sulfur cluster insertion protein ErpA: MSAVQQQIATPLFFSDSAVAKVRELIEEEENANLKLRVFVTGGGCSGFQYGFSFDEAQDEEDTVVERDGVSLLVDPMSYQYLVGATIDYQEGLQGSQFVVQNPNASSTCGCGSSFSI; encoded by the coding sequence TTGAGTGCAGTCCAGCAACAGATAGCGACACCGCTGTTCTTCAGTGACAGCGCCGTTGCCAAGGTCCGTGAGCTGATCGAGGAGGAAGAGAACGCCAATCTCAAGCTCCGGGTGTTCGTGACCGGCGGTGGTTGTTCCGGATTCCAGTATGGCTTTTCGTTTGATGAGGCCCAGGATGAGGAAGACACAGTCGTTGAGCGTGATGGAGTGTCTCTTCTGGTTGATCCGATGAGTTACCAGTATCTGGTTGGAGCAACCATCGACTATCAGGAAGGTCTCCAGGGCTCACAGTTTGTGGTCCAGAATCCCAACGCCAGCTCCACATGTGGCTGCGG